One window from the genome of Salvelinus sp. IW2-2015 linkage group LG30, ASM291031v2, whole genome shotgun sequence encodes:
- the LOC139023253 gene encoding serine/threonine-protein kinase DCLK1-like, protein MRVNTASIATPWEIFLSHNNIKSAEEHMIQNEVAILRRVKHPNIVLLIEEMDTYSELYLVMELVKGGDLFDAITSTNRYTERDASGMLYNLANAIKYLHSLNIVHRDIKPENLLGPERKRNNSKTV, encoded by the exons ATGCGCGTGAACACAGCGTCCATTGCGACTCCGTGGGAGATCTTCCTCAGTCACAACAACATCAAGTCAGCGGAG GAGCATATGATCCAGAATGAGGTAGCCATCCTGAGGAGGGTGAAACACCCCAACATTGTCCTGCTGATCGAGGAGATGGACACCTACAGTGAGCTCTACCTGGTTATGGAGCTTGTCAAG GGGGGCGATCTGTTTGATGCCATCACGTCCACTaatagatacacagagagagatgccagCGGGATGCTGTACAACCTGGCCAACGCCATCAAATACCTCCACAGCCTCAACATCGTACATAGAGACATCAAACCAGAAAACCTACTG